GTGTTGTCGTCCGCTTGCAGTCTTTGGGTGTCAATAAGGCTTCGCTCCATACTGTCGGGGAAACATCAATTCACCCTCAAATATGTGACTTACTTGCCATAGCGCAAAAAAGGAATTTCACAGTATTTTTCAGCACCAACGGACAACTTGTCCCTCGCGTGAAAAAAGTATTACCGTACTACTCGAACACTTTTAATTTAATAAGATTTTCCATCGATGCGGGAACTCCCGAAACCTATGCGGCAATTCGCAGAGGCGGAACAATCGATAAAGTGTGGGAATCACTACAGGCCATAGTCGATTTTAATGCGGCAAACTCCACGGACATGGGAATATGGACCAACTACATCGTCTCTGAAACCAATAAAGATGAAATCGATGTATTCATGAAACAGGCGAGTAAATACACTACTACGGAGCGAATGAGGTTCCATCTTCCTAATTCGCTTAGCCCTGACCCTACATTTTTAAAAGAAATTATACCGTTTCATAATCTCATATTCCCGACCCCGAATGTTTGCACAATGCCCTTCGATACTATCGCGATAACCTTTGACGGCAAGATATCTCTGTGTTGCAGAGATTATGACGGAGACCTTGAAATCGGTTCTTTCTTGGAAGAAAATCCGCTGGCAGTTTGGCGTAATAGGCGAGCTGAAACTATTCGCAAAGGACTTCTCGGAACAGCTGAACCTTCAAAGCTTTGCTCAGAATGCCATACCGTCGCCGGCTCTGAAATATGTGATACTTTCATCAGCAATGCGAACAGCCTCGGCCTTGATGACATCGGCAACCGCTTATGGTCCACTCTGGAAGCTTTGAATGGTGAAACCGAAAATCTTTCGGCAGTCCGCAAAGCGTGCAAAAATGCGCTCGCATAATTTATTTTGTGTAAAGCATTAGTTCATCTAAAAAAGTAGGATTTGGTTAAAACAAATCCTGCTTTTTTTGTGCGCCATCAGTCTTTATATGGAAGAGGCTAACCTCTTTTCTTAAGCACAATGACCCCGCCCAGAATCAAAAAACATCCTGCCCATTGCATGGTGGTCATATATTCACCAAGTGTCGGGATGGCTATGAGCGCGGTCATCATCGGCTCTGTGGTTAGCAGTATACTTGCCACCGAAGGCGTTAATTTAGACAGGCTCATATTAATGAGCAGCCAGCCCAGCATGGTCGGCCCCATGGCTAGAGTCAGGATCAAGCCCCACACTTTGAGGGGCACGCCCGGCAATAGAATTTGCGCAGGAGAAGTTGCCGCTCCTGGAATCAGCCCATTTGAAAATAGATCCGCTATCAGCAGAAACAAAGCGGCAAATGCAAAAATATGCATCAAAACGGTGTAAGGATTAATTCCTCTGAGCGCACATTCCCGTCCCATTAGTGCATACCCAGCATAGAATACACCAGAAAATAATCCTAAAAACATCCCCATAGGCGTAAGCGCGAAATCTGATATTCCCTGAATACCACAAACTAGCGCGCACCCTATTAAGCAGAGTACAATGGACGGAATGAGCCGCGCCGAAGGTTTCTCCCCGCCAAGCCACCATTGCCCTATTACCGTCAGTGGGACTGAAATATACACCAGAACCGTTGCCACACTTGCCCCGTTAAAATAAACGGAGCCACCCCATACACCATTTAACATGGTTAGTATGAAACCGTATCCTGCGAGAACAGGGAGATTCTTCCTACCCGCGCGAAGTAGTTCAGGTTTAAATAATGTTAGACCTATCAGTAAGGCGGTGCAGACAAACAGGTTGCGCCAAAATGCTACCACCAGAATTGGCAGAGAATAATCAACCACCAGAATTTTTATAAAAATAGCGACAAGAGCAATCAGCGCCGATCCAGCAAGAACCTGCGCCACTCCCAGCCCTGTGGTCGATTTAAATTTATACATTAACACACCTTGCTTAACCCCAAATCGGTTAAGTCACTTACAATTAATATCATAGAGACTGTTTGACGTAGTTAAGGGTATTTATATAGATACAGTTTAATGAATCTAGATCAATACAGCCCTTGCCGAGGTGCAAAACATGACTAAAACACTGCCCAGATTAATTTCAGCTGTAATATTCCTGCTGCTCACGGGATTTGTCCTCTTTATGCTGAATCAGATTTCGGCGTTGGCGGGACTGTGCGCTATATACTTTCCGCAGTCTCATGACTACGTGCTTTTCGGGCTGAGCGGACTGTTTTTGGTCATGATCATCAGCCCCGTAATGATATTTCTTTTTCGTCCCGGACCACTGACATTGCCGGATAATCCTACGCCTTCCCAGCAGGTAAAATTCATGCACAAGCTACGCAAAAGATTGCGCGGCAATAAACATGTACGAGCTATGCGACTGGATCTTTCCCGCGATGAGGACCTCGACACAGCCCTTTATCAGCTCGATGAAATTTCCACCACGCAGATGAAATCCGTAGCCTCGAGAATATTCCTAAGCACTGCTATTTCACAAAACGGCAAACTCGACTCATTCATAGTTCTGGGATCACTGACCAAGCTGGTGTGGGATATATCTAAAATATATAACCAGCGCCCATCCCTGCGGGACATGGTTTCGGTTTATTCAAATGTGGCGGTCACGGCATTTTTTGCGAGCGCAATAGAAGATCTCGATATTCAGTCGCAAATTGAAGCTATCATGTCCCCCGTACTCGCAGGCTCAGCTCTAGGAATGATTCCCGGTGCAAGTGGGCTGACCTCTATAGTAACAGCCTCAATTCTCGATGGTTCTACGAATGCATTTCTAGCCCTGAGAGTAGGTATCATTACGCGAAACCATTTCAGCTACAGAGCGGACAAAAAGACTCCTGAATTTCGCAGAGCAGTGCTTAAAGAAGCCGCTAAACTTCTGCTAAGCATCGCAGTAGATTCAACCAAAATGATCACCTCAGCATACCTGAAGACAATCACCAGCTCAGTTGGCGATAAGGCTATGAATGCAGCACGAAAAGTTGTGGATTCCAAAGATAAGGCCTTCGAGGCAACAGGTAAGGCTGCAAGGTTTTCAGCGAAACAGGCGCAGAAGGTCGCAAAGTTTGCGAGTTTTTCGGGCAGCGAAAATGGGCAAAAGAGCGAAGATGCAAAGGATGAAAATCAATCAGAACATGCAGATATAACAGGGACAAAAAAAGAATCCCCGCGAGAAATTATTAAAAATAAAGGTAAGGCCGTACTTGGTAAGTTTTTTAATAGGAAAAAGTAATTTTATTCAAGACGCTTGAGAGATTTTTTGGAAAATTCATTACCCAAGGCAGCACCCTTTTTATACCATTTTATAGCATCACTGCGGCTTTTTACATCCCCTTGCCCTTTCTCATACATGTAGCCAACCCAGCCAATGGCATTAGGCACTCCCTTTTCGGCAGATTTTTTTTGCCATTCCATAGCTGAAGCATAGTTTTTATCTACTCCAAAACCATTGTAATACAACATTGCAATATAATGCATCGCACCAGGTTCACCAAGAGCTACGGCTTTTTTATACCATTCCATGGCTGAGTTGTAGTTTTTCTTAATGCTACGGCCGTTCTCATACATAAAACCTACGCTTCTCATTGCAACGGGATCACCTAGCTCTGCTCCCTTTTTATACCAATCCATAGCTGTAGTATCACTTTTCTTAACACTCTTTCCGTCACTATACATAAACCCAATATTTGTCATAGCACGGGGTTCACCTAGATCTGCGGCCTTTTTATACCAATCCATTGCCAAGCTATAGTTTTTGTCCATTCCCCGTCCGCGCGAGTAAATGCCCCCTAGAGCAATCATAGCATCAGCATTACCCCTTTCAGCAGCCTTCTTATACCAAGCAGCTTCCTTGACATAATCCTGCTCAACGCCCGTACCATCCCTATACAAGCTCCCAACGCCCACCATAGAAAAAGTATTCCCACTTTCTGCAGATTTTTTATATAAACTAAAGGCCTTTTCATGGCTCTGCTTCACACCTTGACCAGCATGATACATGCTTCCAATATTACCAAGAGCAAGAGCATACCCACGGTCAGCCCCCTTCTTATACCAACTTATGGCCTTGGCATAATCCTGAGAAACAGCCAGTCCAAATTGATACATACTTGCCAGCAAAAACATCGCTTGAACATCACCTTTTTTTGCAAGCTCCTCCACTTTAGATTTATTTTTACTCGCAATTTTTTGAGCTTTTGCCACATCCTTCGGAAACCCAACCCGCCCCGTAAAAGAACTTCTTGCGATCCACATATCCGCTTTGGGATTGCCAAGCTTGGCGGCCTGCAAAAAACAGCTTCGGGCCTTCTTATTGTCCACGTGCGGGACACCTATATACCAGTTAATGCCTTGAGCCAGAATATTATCACTCGCGGTATAACCTTCCTGCCCTCCACTCTCACCCGGAATAATAAATTCAGGGACAGCGTCAACATAGGCAAAAAGCATCGTAGGCGTGCTCAGTGCAATCATAAGAAAAAACAAGACTATTTTATATTTGTTATGCATAGCTTTCCATATTGATCAATTTAATCGGCAGTAGATTTAAAAAGTCGCCACTTTTTCTTACCAAAACGAACCATCACTTTTTCACTATCAGCCCCGACAGTCGTAACCGGATCCTGATTTCCATTGGAAATGCGGCGGGCAACAACCGGAACATTTTCCTTGAGATAGCTTGTCAGCTCATTAACGGTAATTTTTTTATCTTTGTTGGAATCCGCAGCACCAGCCACACCTTTGAGGAAAAAATATGTATATAAACCATGCCCTTTGTCTGGATACCAATGACTGACCTGCGCAGCATCAGAACTGGCAAACAATACTGTGCGTGATGAAATATTCATAGCGGATTTATTTATTTTTGGCTTAATAAGCCTGCGCCCTTTAAGGAGCGTCCCTTCACTGAATCCACCAGAAAAGCAGGCATCCATAACAACGGTAAGTTTAGCAGCCTTGAGTTTAGCCATATTTGCATAGAATTCCTGCATGGAATAACCGTTATTGGCTATATAGTTTACGTCCGCATCTACAGGAACAAGATATGGCTTACCAGTTTCCATGTCAGGCGCGCCGTGGCCGGAATAGTAAATAAATACATCCGACTTACCGGGCTTAATCATATTATGAAGTTTACCACGCCTGCCCCCGGAGCCAAACACAGTATTAAGACTCCCCCTAGTTGCATCAGTTATGTAAATAATATTATCCGGGCTGTAACCGAAAATAGTTACAAGATATTTTTTCATGAACCCGGCATCGCGTGCAGCATAGCGGACATCAGGAATGCCATTTCCATACCGAGCATAATTTTTATTACCAATAATAACTGCTACAGCATCAGGACGCTTATCCATACCTTCAGGAATATTTTCATCTACATCAGAAACAAGTGTTGCGGCTGAACCGGAAACAGCCGTTTCACCATCACGCAATCCATCAAGAAGGTTATCCACACTATCTCCTCCTGCTGCCGCAACAGCCGCACGCTTAGGGGGAGGAGCCGGAAGGTGAGCCTCGCCCTTAATGGCGGTCCACATATCCTTATCAGCCTTTTTCAAGGCTACATTACCGGGAAAATGTCTTTCAAGCATAACCTTAATATCTTCAATGGCAGCAAACTTATCGTCGGTTCCTCCACGGCGAAACTGACTATATCGAGCGCGAATATAGTTACTCATCAGTTCATCAAACATATTATTAATAGGAGGATACTCAACACCGAAACGCTTACTGGACTTACTGGAAAGCTTGAGAGCCTCAATGGTTTTGCCCTGTTTATCAAGAATCAAACACCGAGCTTCTGCGGCCTTCGGTGAATCATCTAACAACTTTAAACCCTTTAAAGCTTCATCCGGCTTGGATTTTGCCATAAGAATTAACTGCGCAAGATACTTCTTTTCAATATCTTTGACACGCACGCCAAGCGGCCCATCATTCGGCCATTTTTTACTGGATTTTACGGCCTGACTAAAAGCTTTATCAATCTTACCATTAGCAATGAGCGCACGCAGAAGGGTATCCTGAATTGCTGGATTATCGGAATCAAAAGATTGAGCCTTGAGAGCATACTGCAGCGCCTTGGCATTAGCTGTACGCCCGTCAAGAGTGACCCACGCAAGAGCATTCCATGCTTTAGCATTATCAGGAGCGATTTTAACAGCCTTGCCTAAGTAAACCGCAGCCTGTTTAGGCTCGCCATAAAATCTATAGGCCGTCCCTAAATTCCAATTATGAACAAACGTAGAGGGGCACATCTCCTGCGCCTTAATAAATAAAGCCAACCCCTTGCGTTTATCTTTTTCAAATTCAGTTCTGGCATCCTTAGCAAGCCGATCAGCTATTTTACACGCAGCACTTTCCGCGAAAGCAAATTGAGCGCAAAACACAACGCACAGCAGCAAAAAAAATGGCAATATTTTCTTCATTTAGTCCACCCAAGTTATCTGATCATCACGTATAGTTATGTACTCATAAACTTATATACAAAATTAGAAATTAGAAAGAAAAGAATCCTGCAATTCTAAACACCCTTCACTTCCCAATTTCACTTGATATTTTCAACACATGAAATATGGTACTTTATTAACTTTCCATTGTTTTTGGCATTTATTTTGAATAAACTTAATCGAAGTGTCATAAAACACACATTGTGTCGCAAATTTCCCTATTTACTGAGTGATTTTAAACCAAACCTACCAAATTAAGCACACTAGAGACTTATTCATGCAGCAAAATGAAATGCAAAAACTTCGCAAGCTGGCTTCATCCATACCCAAACAAAAAAATCTCACCATTTTTTTCGGACGGGCCGGAAGTCATTTCATGGACAATGTTAAATATTTTTTCCTGCATTGCGTGAAAAATCAGCCAGAACTGGAATGCCACTTCATGGCCTTTGATAAAAAAGAAGCTGATATCCTGCGCGAACAAGGGTTGCCCGCAACATGGGTAAATCACCCCGAATCCGCGGATCTTATGGCTAAAACAGGCATAGTTGTTTCTGATGATTTCAGTTGGAAAGACCAAGATTTTCTGTGGGCACTGCTTTCAAGCGCAAAAACGGTTCAGCTCTGGCACGGGATTCCCTTAAAAGCCATTGGCTTTCCTGAAATAAACTCCACCGTGAACATGACTCCCGAAAAGGCCGAACATCTATCCTTTGCATATTCTGGATACGATGCAGTAGTTTCCACTTCGCCATTTTTTACGGAAAAAGCTTTCGGACAAGCGTTTAAAGCTAAAGAGTTCATAGAATCTGGCTACCCGCGCAATGACATTTTCAAGCGCCGTCCGACAAAATTAGACATGATTAATACGGATCGCGACTTATACGGAGAGCTTGTTAAATTTCGCAAAATGGGCGGCAAAGTAATTTTCTTTATGCCGACATTCAGAGATACCGGAGGCGGTCCATTTGAAGATGGGGCAATCGACATGATGCGCATGTCCGAATTTTGCAAAAAGAATAATCTGATGTTCG
This window of the Maridesulfovibrio frigidus DSM 17176 genome carries:
- a CDS encoding DMT family transporter is translated as MYKFKSTTGLGVAQVLAGSALIALVAIFIKILVVDYSLPILVVAFWRNLFVCTALLIGLTLFKPELLRAGRKNLPVLAGYGFILTMLNGVWGGSVYFNGASVATVLVYISVPLTVIGQWWLGGEKPSARLIPSIVLCLIGCALVCGIQGISDFALTPMGMFLGLFSGVFYAGYALMGRECALRGINPYTVLMHIFAFAALFLLIADLFSNGLIPGAATSPAQILLPGVPLKVWGLILTLAMGPTMLGWLLINMSLSKLTPSVASILLTTEPMMTALIAIPTLGEYMTTMQWAGCFLILGGVIVLKKRG
- a CDS encoding DUF697 domain-containing protein, with translation MTKTLPRLISAVIFLLLTGFVLFMLNQISALAGLCAIYFPQSHDYVLFGLSGLFLVMIISPVMIFLFRPGPLTLPDNPTPSQQVKFMHKLRKRLRGNKHVRAMRLDLSRDEDLDTALYQLDEISTTQMKSVASRIFLSTAISQNGKLDSFIVLGSLTKLVWDISKIYNQRPSLRDMVSVYSNVAVTAFFASAIEDLDIQSQIEAIMSPVLAGSALGMIPGASGLTSIVTASILDGSTNAFLALRVGIITRNHFSYRADKKTPEFRRAVLKEAAKLLLSIAVDSTKMITSAYLKTITSSVGDKAMNAARKVVDSKDKAFEATGKAARFSAKQAQKVAKFASFSGSENGQKSEDAKDENQSEHADITGTKKESPREIIKNKGKAVLGKFFNRKK
- a CDS encoding SEL1-like repeat protein yields the protein MHNKYKIVLFFLMIALSTPTMLFAYVDAVPEFIIPGESGGQEGYTASDNILAQGINWYIGVPHVDNKKARSCFLQAAKLGNPKADMWIARSSFTGRVGFPKDVAKAQKIASKNKSKVEELAKKGDVQAMFLLASMYQFGLAVSQDYAKAISWYKKGADRGYALALGNIGSMYHAGQGVKQSHEKAFSLYKKSAESGNTFSMVGVGSLYRDGTGVEQDYVKEAAWYKKAAERGNADAMIALGGIYSRGRGMDKNYSLAMDWYKKAADLGEPRAMTNIGFMYSDGKSVKKSDTTAMDWYKKGAELGDPVAMRSVGFMYENGRSIKKNYNSAMEWYKKAVALGEPGAMHYIAMLYYNGFGVDKNYASAMEWQKKSAEKGVPNAIGWVGYMYEKGQGDVKSRSDAIKWYKKGAALGNEFSKKSLKRLE
- a CDS encoding caspase family protein, with translation MKKILPFFLLLCVVFCAQFAFAESAACKIADRLAKDARTEFEKDKRKGLALFIKAQEMCPSTFVHNWNLGTAYRFYGEPKQAAVYLGKAVKIAPDNAKAWNALAWVTLDGRTANAKALQYALKAQSFDSDNPAIQDTLLRALIANGKIDKAFSQAVKSSKKWPNDGPLGVRVKDIEKKYLAQLILMAKSKPDEALKGLKLLDDSPKAAEARCLILDKQGKTIEALKLSSKSSKRFGVEYPPINNMFDELMSNYIRARYSQFRRGGTDDKFAAIEDIKVMLERHFPGNVALKKADKDMWTAIKGEAHLPAPPPKRAAVAAAGGDSVDNLLDGLRDGETAVSGSAATLVSDVDENIPEGMDKRPDAVAVIIGNKNYARYGNGIPDVRYAARDAGFMKKYLVTIFGYSPDNIIYITDATRGSLNTVFGSGGRRGKLHNMIKPGKSDVFIYYSGHGAPDMETGKPYLVPVDADVNYIANNGYSMQEFYANMAKLKAAKLTVVMDACFSGGFSEGTLLKGRRLIKPKINKSAMNISSRTVLFASSDAAQVSHWYPDKGHGLYTYFFLKGVAGAADSNKDKKITVNELTSYLKENVPVVARRISNGNQDPVTTVGADSEKVMVRFGKKKWRLFKSTAD
- a CDS encoding CDP-glycerol glycerophosphotransferase family protein, with protein sequence MQQNEMQKLRKLASSIPKQKNLTIFFGRAGSHFMDNVKYFFLHCVKNQPELECHFMAFDKKEADILREQGLPATWVNHPESADLMAKTGIVVSDDFSWKDQDFLWALLSSAKTVQLWHGIPLKAIGFPEINSTVNMTPEKAEHLSFAYSGYDAVVSTSPFFTEKAFGQAFKAKEFIESGYPRNDIFKRRPTKLDMINTDRDLYGELVKFRKMGGKVIFFMPTFRDTGGGPFEDGAIDMMRMSEFCKKNNLMFVCKFHPYLTLGNVTLPDNIRLVDSKSDAYPLLPLCDLLLTDYSSVYFDFLLVDNPMVFYPYDYEQYISKNRELLFDYDSMTPGKKVMTEAELYTAFEDIMLKNIDDFVDVRQKLRDLSFSNADGKAAKRLGEHIVSNYL